The Oscillospiraceae bacterium genome window below encodes:
- a CDS encoding valine--tRNA ligase: MEKNYNHAAAESRTYAMWMDANAFRARVNPDKPPFSIAMPPPNVTGQLHIGHAYDNSLQDILIRAKRLQGYESCWVPGIDHAGIATQARVEKMLREEHGVTRHDLGREKFLEHVWAWKEQYGGRIFEQFKSLGVSCDWERQRFTMDEGCSRAVVEAFVKLYEKGLIYKGLRIINWCPKCETALANDEVEHNDREGNLWHIKYPVKGTDEYLIVATTRPETMLGDMAVAVHPEDERYTHLVGKMVVLPLVGREIPVIADEYVDREFGTGCVKITPSHDPNDFDVAQRHGLAQLIVLDGQAVVNENGGQYQGLARYDARKKMLADLEAAGLLAKTEKRTHAVGSCYRCKDTVEPLASEQWFVKMEPLAKKAIDVVKNGKMAFEPERFTKIYLHWMENIRDWCISRQLWWGHRIPAYTCAACDELVVARAVPKECQKCGQNDWQQDSDVLDTWFSAALWPFEVFGWPEKTSDLAYFYPTMVVNPAYDIIFFWVARMIVMGLEFMGDVPFKTAFIHGLVRAEDGRKISKSLDNGVDVVEMVQKYGADSLRLALTIGVGNGNDLRFSDEKCESMRNFGNKLWNAARFVLSNDVELSESSLPDTLQQEDKWILNRLHTTVQNVTAAIDRYDLGMAAQMMVDFVWNEFCDWYIELSKPRVFAHEQDVQRVLTYVLSKILTLLHPFMPFITEEIWQSLPHKPCDLLVRGTWPQADGNAPYAAETAAMERVMEAIRAIRAKRAEMNIPPSKKTALMIVTDELVAYDAGQAVLCRLASGSEVSVTNVKPSDLTGYVQVMTQEALILLPLDQLVDREAEIKRLQAEKVKVEKELAPLQARLNNEGFIAKAPPNVVAADREKEASLMAKLAKITEGLGSL, from the coding sequence ATGGAAAAGAACTATAATCATGCCGCTGCTGAAAGTCGCACATATGCCATGTGGATGGACGCAAACGCTTTTCGCGCCCGGGTCAATCCCGATAAACCGCCGTTTTCTATCGCTATGCCGCCGCCGAATGTAACAGGGCAGCTGCACATCGGTCACGCTTATGACAACAGTTTGCAGGACATTCTTATTCGCGCCAAACGCTTGCAGGGGTATGAATCGTGTTGGGTTCCCGGTATTGACCATGCCGGCATTGCAACGCAAGCGCGTGTGGAAAAAATGCTGCGCGAAGAGCATGGTGTGACGCGCCACGATTTGGGGCGTGAGAAATTTCTTGAACATGTTTGGGCGTGGAAAGAACAGTACGGCGGGCGTATTTTTGAGCAGTTTAAGAGCCTTGGTGTGTCCTGTGACTGGGAACGTCAGCGTTTTACCATGGACGAGGGATGTTCTCGTGCAGTGGTTGAGGCATTTGTTAAGCTGTACGAAAAAGGCTTGATTTATAAAGGGTTGCGCATTATCAACTGGTGTCCGAAATGTGAAACGGCGTTGGCGAACGATGAGGTTGAGCATAACGACCGTGAAGGAAATTTGTGGCATATCAAGTATCCTGTTAAAGGCACTGACGAGTATTTGATCGTTGCGACGACGCGCCCTGAAACGATGCTGGGCGACATGGCGGTTGCCGTACACCCCGAAGATGAGCGATATACGCACTTGGTAGGCAAGATGGTGGTGCTGCCGCTTGTTGGGCGCGAAATCCCCGTAATTGCCGACGAATATGTCGACCGCGAATTTGGCACGGGCTGTGTAAAAATCACGCCGTCGCATGACCCGAATGACTTTGATGTAGCGCAGCGGCACGGCTTGGCGCAATTGATTGTGCTGGACGGGCAGGCTGTTGTAAACGAAAATGGCGGGCAGTATCAAGGCTTAGCGCGTTATGATGCGCGCAAGAAAATGCTGGCTGATCTAGAAGCAGCGGGGCTGCTTGCAAAAACCGAAAAACGCACTCACGCCGTTGGTAGCTGCTATCGTTGCAAAGACACAGTTGAGCCGCTGGCGAGTGAGCAGTGGTTTGTCAAAATGGAGCCGTTGGCGAAAAAAGCGATAGACGTTGTAAAAAACGGGAAAATGGCGTTTGAACCGGAACGTTTTACGAAAATTTATTTACACTGGATGGAAAATATTCGCGATTGGTGTATTTCGCGGCAATTGTGGTGGGGACACCGCATTCCGGCCTACACTTGCGCGGCGTGCGACGAACTTGTTGTGGCGCGTGCCGTGCCGAAGGAATGCCAAAAATGCGGGCAAAATGATTGGCAGCAGGATTCTGATGTGCTGGATACGTGGTTTTCGGCGGCATTGTGGCCATTTGAGGTCTTTGGCTGGCCGGAGAAAACATCCGATTTGGCGTATTTTTATCCCACAATGGTTGTCAACCCCGCGTACGACATCATTTTCTTTTGGGTTGCGCGCATGATTGTTATGGGCTTGGAATTCATGGGCGATGTGCCGTTCAAAACGGCGTTTATTCACGGTCTTGTGCGGGCTGAAGATGGGCGAAAAATTTCAAAATCGCTCGACAACGGCGTTGATGTGGTTGAAATGGTGCAAAAGTATGGCGCAGATTCGTTGCGCTTGGCGTTGACAATTGGCGTAGGCAACGGCAACGACTTGCGGTTTAGCGACGAGAAGTGCGAATCTATGCGAAATTTCGGGAATAAGCTATGGAACGCGGCAAGATTTGTACTGAGTAACGATGTTGAATTAAGCGAATCAAGCTTGCCCGATACATTGCAGCAAGAAGACAAATGGATTCTTAACCGTTTGCACACGACAGTACAAAATGTTACGGCGGCAATCGACCGTTACGATTTAGGCATGGCGGCGCAGATGATGGTGGACTTTGTGTGGAACGAATTTTGCGATTGGTATATCGAGTTGTCCAAACCGCGCGTATTTGCGCACGAACAGGACGTTCAGCGCGTGTTGACATACGTTTTGTCCAAGATTTTGACGTTGTTGCACCCGTTTATGCCATTTATTACCGAGGAAATATGGCAATCGTTGCCGCATAAACCGTGTGATTTACTCGTGCGCGGCACATGGCCGCAAGCTGACGGCAATGCGCCGTATGCGGCAGAAACCGCGGCGATGGAACGCGTGATGGAAGCTATCCGCGCCATCCGTGCCAAGCGTGCCGAGATGAATATTCCGCCGAGCAAAAAGACGGCACTTATGATTGTAACAGACGAGCTTGTCGCTTATGATGCAGGTCAAGCTGTGTTGTGTAGGTTGGCTTCGGGCAGTGAAGTGTCGGTTACGAATGTTAAACCAAGTGACTTGACAGGATATGTGCAAGTAATGACGCAGGAGGCGCTGATTCTTCTGCCATTAGATCAGTTGGTTGATCGTGAGGCCGAGATCAAGCGGTTGCAGGCTGAGAAAGTCAAAGTGGAAAAAGAGCTTGCGCCGTTGCAAGCGCGGTTGAACAATGAGGGATTCATTGCCAAAGCACCGCCGAATGTCGTTGCGGCCGACCGAGAAAAAGAGGCATCATTAATGGCGAAATTGGCGAAAATCACGGAAGGATTGGGCAGTTTGTGA
- a CDS encoding tryptophanase → MSNVKMRSGESIPLEMHKVRMVQKINLLPVEERLETMKKAGFNTFLLRNRDVFLDMLTDSGVNAMSENQFAAMMQADDSYAGSETYYRLEEVIQDVFGMKHFLPTHQGRACENILAEVLVKPNPGSVALMNYHFTTTKAHIGLNGGSIEEIVIDEGLNITSNHPFKGNMCLDKLNAAISRLGKDKICFVRIEAGTNLIGGQPVSMANMRDVSGICRNHGIPLVYDASLLADNLYFIKTREAAYKSVDIKAITREIGELMDIVYFSARKLGAARGGGIMVSDDNLFLRMRELIPLYEGFLTYGGMSVREMEALAVGLRETMDIEVISQTPIFVEALCNELLGRGVPVVTPPGGLGCHIDARAFCEHIPQEIYPAGALAAAMYIASGVRGMERGTMSEERDKTTGKDKLAEMELLRLAVPKRVFTLSQVKYTADRLAWLYENRKLIGGLKFVEEPNVLRFFFGRLAPVGNWADDLAKAFRQDFGESL, encoded by the coding sequence ATGTCTAACGTCAAAATGCGAAGCGGTGAGTCCATCCCCCTCGAAATGCACAAGGTGCGTATGGTGCAAAAAATTAACCTCTTGCCGGTCGAAGAACGACTGGAAACAATGAAAAAAGCCGGTTTTAATACTTTCCTGCTGCGAAATCGCGATGTATTTTTAGATATGCTGACAGACAGCGGCGTCAACGCCATGAGCGAAAATCAATTCGCCGCTATGATGCAGGCCGACGACAGCTATGCCGGCTCGGAAACATATTATCGTCTTGAAGAAGTCATTCAAGATGTTTTTGGCATGAAGCATTTTCTGCCCACTCACCAAGGACGGGCCTGTGAAAACATCCTTGCCGAAGTGCTGGTCAAGCCCAACCCCGGTTCGGTCGCGCTGATGAATTACCACTTCACTACGACTAAGGCGCATATCGGGCTGAATGGCGGTTCAATCGAAGAAATTGTCATCGACGAGGGTCTCAACATCACGAGCAACCATCCATTTAAGGGTAATATGTGCCTTGATAAGCTCAATGCCGCCATTTCGCGGCTGGGCAAAGATAAGATTTGCTTTGTACGCATTGAGGCAGGCACAAACCTTATCGGCGGTCAGCCTGTTTCGATGGCGAATATGCGCGACGTATCCGGCATTTGCCGCAATCATGGCATTCCGCTTGTCTATGACGCCAGCCTGTTGGCCGACAACCTGTACTTTATCAAAACCCGTGAGGCGGCATATAAGAGCGTTGATATCAAAGCGATTACGCGCGAAATCGGCGAGTTGATGGATATTGTGTACTTCTCGGCACGGAAACTGGGCGCAGCGCGCGGCGGTGGTATTATGGTATCGGACGACAATTTATTCCTACGGATGCGCGAGCTAATTCCGTTATACGAGGGCTTTTTGACTTATGGCGGCATGTCGGTGCGCGAAATGGAGGCATTGGCCGTTGGGTTGCGCGAGACGATGGATATCGAAGTCATCAGCCAAACGCCGATTTTTGTTGAGGCGTTGTGCAATGAACTGCTCGGGCGCGGTGTGCCTGTTGTCACACCGCCGGGTGGACTTGGGTGTCATATTGACGCGCGGGCGTTCTGTGAACATATTCCACAGGAAATTTATCCGGCAGGCGCATTGGCAGCGGCGATGTATATCGCCAGCGGCGTGCGCGGTATGGAGCGCGGCACAATGAGTGAGGAACGCGACAAGACCACCGGCAAGGATAAACTCGCCGAGATGGAATTGCTGCGTTTGGCTGTGCCTAAGCGTGTCTTTACACTATCGCAAGTGAAGTACACCGCCGACCGTTTGGCGTGGCTGTATGAAAACCGCAAACTGATTGGCGGCTTGAAGTTTGTCGAAGAGCCGAACGTATTGCGCTTCTTCTTCGGGCGGCTTGCGCCTGTGGGGAATTGGGCAGATGATTTGGCCAAGGCATTTAGACAGGATTTTGGAGAGAGTCTGTAA
- the hpt gene encoding hypoxanthine phosphoribosyltransferase, producing the protein MTAPKTLLSAEKIAAKVRELGAEITQDYQGKSPLLVGVLKGCVTFMADLARAIDLPCEFEFMKVSSYGAGTKTSGTVKILMDLGCDIEGRDIIIIEDILDSGLTLDYLIKQLQIRKPASIKICTLLEKPSRRQTDVVVDYLGFQVEDLFVVGYGLDYAGLYRNLSYIGILEN; encoded by the coding sequence ATGACAGCACCAAAAACATTACTAAGTGCCGAGAAAATCGCCGCAAAAGTCCGCGAGCTCGGCGCGGAAATCACGCAAGATTATCAAGGAAAAAGCCCATTGTTGGTCGGCGTTTTGAAAGGCTGTGTCACCTTTATGGCCGACTTGGCGCGCGCCATTGACTTACCCTGTGAATTCGAGTTTATGAAAGTATCATCCTACGGCGCCGGCACAAAAACATCTGGCACAGTCAAAATTTTGATGGATTTGGGTTGTGACATTGAAGGGCGCGACATCATCATCATTGAAGACATCCTCGACAGCGGCTTGACACTTGATTATCTTATCAAGCAACTGCAAATCCGCAAACCGGCGTCAATTAAAATCTGTACGCTGCTGGAAAAACCATCACGCCGTCAAACCGATGTGGTGGTGGATTATCTTGGCTTTCAGGTGGAAGATTTATTCGTAGTAGGCTACGGCCTCGACTACGCGGGGCTGTATCGGAATTTATCGTATATCGGTATCCTCGAAAATTAA
- the hydG gene encoding [FeFe] hydrogenase H-cluster radical SAM maturase HydG, producing the protein MQETFYANAIERDLAAGASAAQHTFTVQAIIDKGLAGMGLSPFEAAVLLKNKDPQVTQSILDAARQVKQRIYGKRVVIFAPLYINDHCVNNCRYCGYKADNQTLRRVLTQDEIAAEVRVLESMGHKRLALEAGQHPDHAPIEYITESIETIYNTVNDNGVIRRVNVNIAAASEDDYRKLKAANIGTYVLFQETYHPEAYAYYHPDGPKSDFTWHSTAMDRAMSAGIDDIGLGALFGLYDADFEVLGLLHHALHLEKTHGVGPHTISVPRMKAAAGSAEPLYPLDDEHFVKIVAVLRLALPYVGLIASTRESEILRKRLLHAGVSQISAGSRTGVGSYTLDEEALSQFSVSDTRNLDEVVRWLCEDGFIPSFCVDCYREGRTGDLFMNLAKSGKINEYCTPSALKTLVEYSAGYATGDTKAAIAALLERLQSEPEEDVAYKGHCCNSH; encoded by the coding sequence ATGCAAGAAACATTTTACGCCAACGCTATCGAGCGTGATTTAGCGGCGGGCGCGAGTGCTGCGCAACATACATTTACCGTTCAAGCCATTATTGACAAAGGCTTGGCCGGGATGGGACTGTCGCCGTTTGAGGCAGCAGTGCTGCTGAAAAACAAAGACCCGCAAGTGACGCAGAGCATTCTCGATGCCGCACGGCAGGTTAAGCAACGCATTTACGGCAAGCGTGTAGTCATTTTTGCGCCGTTATATATCAATGACCATTGCGTAAACAATTGCCGCTATTGCGGTTACAAAGCCGATAATCAAACGCTGCGCCGTGTGTTGACGCAGGACGAAATTGCCGCCGAAGTGCGCGTGTTGGAGTCGATGGGACACAAGCGTTTGGCGCTCGAAGCCGGGCAACATCCCGACCACGCGCCGATTGAGTATATCACTGAAAGCATTGAAACGATTTACAACACCGTCAACGATAACGGTGTGATTCGCCGTGTCAATGTCAACATTGCGGCGGCGAGTGAGGATGATTACCGCAAACTCAAAGCTGCCAATATAGGCACTTATGTTTTGTTTCAAGAGACGTATCACCCCGAGGCATACGCCTACTATCACCCCGACGGTCCGAAAAGCGATTTTACGTGGCACTCAACGGCGATGGATAGGGCCATGTCTGCCGGTATTGACGATATTGGCTTGGGGGCATTGTTTGGGTTGTACGACGCCGACTTTGAGGTGTTGGGTCTACTGCACCATGCGTTGCATTTGGAGAAAACGCACGGCGTTGGACCGCATACGATTAGTGTGCCGCGAATGAAAGCGGCTGCGGGTTCAGCCGAGCCGTTGTACCCGTTGGATGACGAACATTTTGTAAAAATTGTTGCCGTGCTGCGATTGGCGTTGCCGTATGTTGGATTGATTGCTTCAACGCGAGAGTCGGAGATTTTGCGTAAGCGGCTGTTACACGCCGGAGTCAGCCAAATTTCGGCGGGTTCGCGGACAGGGGTTGGCTCTTATACGTTGGACGAAGAAGCATTAAGCCAGTTTTCAGTTTCCGATACGCGAAATTTAGACGAAGTGGTACGCTGGCTGTGTGAAGATGGATTTATTCCCAGTTTCTGTGTTGACTGCTATCGTGAGGGCAGGACAGGGGATTTGTTTATGAATTTAGCTAAAAGTGGAAAAATTAATGAATATTGCACGCCGAGTGCGTTGAAAACTTTAGTAGAATATAGTGCGGGTTATGCCACAGGCGACACTAAGGCGGCGATTGCGGCGTTGTTGGAGCGCCTGCAATCAGAACCGGAAGAAGACGTGGCCTACAAAGGGCATTGTTGCAATAGTCATTAA
- a CDS encoding ABC transporter ATP-binding protein, producing the protein MSELIRIADCVVSFDDEIILNSINLNIKDKEFLTLLGPSGCGKTTTLRILGGFLSPTKGDVFFEGVRINDVPPHKRNVNTVFQRYALFPHLNVYENVAFGLRIAKLPEREIRARVKEALEIVNLKGFESRKTHQMSGGQQQRVAIARAIVNRPRVLLLDEPLGALDLRLRKDMQNELKRIQQTLDITFVYVTHDQEEALTMSDTVVVMDKGEIHQVGTPEDIYNEPQNAFVADFIGESNILDGVMLEDKLVEFFGRKFPCLDGGFDKREPVDIVIRPEDIDIVPVEQGHLKGRVTSITFKGVHYDIIVDFAGFKWLIQSTDQPEIGAQIGIRLNPEDIHIMKKSRYSGQFGDYSSYSAEFDELVEFNEQEESYDETQHGELR; encoded by the coding sequence ATGTCCGAGCTCATTCGCATCGCCGATTGCGTGGTGTCGTTTGACGACGAAATTATCTTGAACAGCATCAATCTCAACATTAAGGATAAAGAATTTCTCACACTGTTGGGTCCCAGCGGCTGCGGCAAGACAACAACCCTGCGTATTTTAGGCGGCTTCCTGTCGCCGACAAAAGGTGATGTCTTTTTCGAAGGCGTGAGAATTAACGACGTGCCGCCGCACAAGCGCAACGTCAATACAGTCTTCCAACGATATGCTCTGTTCCCGCACCTCAATGTCTACGAAAACGTTGCGTTCGGCTTGCGTATCGCCAAGCTGCCTGAACGCGAAATTCGTGCGCGTGTTAAAGAAGCACTCGAAATTGTCAACCTTAAAGGCTTTGAAAGCCGCAAAACGCATCAAATGTCTGGTGGGCAACAGCAGCGCGTCGCCATCGCTCGTGCCATTGTCAACCGTCCGCGCGTATTGCTGTTGGACGAGCCTCTCGGCGCGCTTGATTTACGATTGCGCAAAGATATGCAAAATGAACTGAAGCGCATTCAGCAAACCCTTGATATCACGTTCGTCTATGTCACGCACGATCAAGAGGAAGCATTGACCATGAGCGATACCGTTGTCGTTATGGATAAGGGCGAAATCCATCAAGTCGGCACGCCCGAGGACATCTATAATGAACCGCAAAATGCTTTTGTTGCCGATTTTATCGGCGAATCAAACATTCTCGACGGTGTTATGCTGGAAGATAAACTTGTCGAGTTCTTTGGGCGCAAATTTCCGTGTCTTGATGGCGGCTTCGACAAGCGCGAACCTGTCGACATTGTTATCCGCCCTGAGGACATCGACATCGTACCCGTCGAGCAAGGCCATCTCAAAGGCCGCGTGACAAGTATCACCTTCAAAGGCGTGCATTACGATATTATCGTCGACTTCGCTGGCTTCAAATGGTTGATACAGTCGACCGACCAACCGGAAATTGGTGCGCAAATCGGCATCCGCCTGAATCCCGAAGATATTCACATTATGAAAAAGAGTCGCTATTCCGGGCAATTCGGCGATTACAGTTCATACAGCGCCGAATTTGACGAGTTGGTGGAATTTAATGAGCAGGAAGAGAGTTACGACGAAACGCAGCATGGTGAATTGCGATGA
- a CDS encoding GNAT family N-acetyltransferase, protein MAIMLRNAGASDVELVTELLRELYGDDESYEELRECTAKDLVNKKSAFFLAYEDERPIGVSHGALRSEYVNGKAYDETCGYLEAIYVREAHRKNGIARALVAVCEHWARENGCREFLSDCLLDNVDSYKFHLRLGFVETERCIFFRKELGRGGCCAGDKA, encoded by the coding sequence ATGGCGATTATGCTACGAAACGCGGGCGCAAGTGACGTTGAGCTTGTCACCGAACTGTTGCGCGAACTGTACGGCGATGATGAGTCGTACGAAGAATTGCGCGAATGTACCGCGAAAGATTTAGTAAACAAAAAGTCGGCATTTTTTCTCGCGTATGAAGATGAACGGCCAATCGGCGTCAGCCACGGCGCATTGCGGAGCGAGTATGTAAACGGCAAGGCGTACGACGAAACTTGCGGGTACTTAGAGGCAATTTACGTTCGGGAAGCACATCGTAAAAACGGTATTGCGCGCGCGCTTGTTGCTGTGTGCGAGCATTGGGCGCGGGAGAACGGTTGCCGCGAGTTTCTGAGCGATTGCTTGCTGGATAATGTTGACAGCTATAAATTTCATTTGCGGTTGGGATTTGTTGAAACAGAGCGGTGTATATTTTTTAGAAAAGAGTTGGGACGGGGCGGTTGTTGCGCGGGGGATAAAGCGTAA
- the murC gene encoding UDP-N-acetylmuramate--L-alanine ligase, protein MKLRELLSNPGVRVHFIGIGGVSMAQLAELLHKSGHFVSGSDMQDSQRVGDLEALGIEISTVHDGSLIGDAKVCVRSAAIRDDNAEVLQAKALGIPLYERAELLGAIMTAYEYSVCVAGTHGKTTTSSMLTHIATTADRSPTAFIGARTPTQPKGFCLGDSNLMITESCEYYNSFLHFHPKISLILNIEYDHQDFFSDLGAVLDAFRQFAKNTPEDGILLINGACPNCREALDGMKYKTFGLAESDNVQATNIMWDKGCASFDVTVDGRFYAHVALSVPGDFNMLNALGALGVAQMLGIPGQEAAVALQSFRSAERRMELKGRCNDAWVYDDYAHHPTAVELTLNAVREMGFNAVRVVFQPHLYSRTAQMLNEFAEALRLADSVIVADIYAAREPDEGIVSSAKLAALIPGARAVSDFGEIAEILRKEVQPNDLILTMGAGDAYQVGEMLVVNNV, encoded by the coding sequence ATGAAATTACGAGAATTATTGTCAAACCCCGGTGTTCGGGTACATTTTATTGGAATTGGCGGCGTTTCGATGGCGCAATTGGCGGAATTACTGCACAAATCGGGGCATTTTGTAAGTGGCTCGGATATGCAGGACAGCCAACGTGTTGGTGACTTGGAAGCGTTGGGCATTGAAATATCGACAGTACACGACGGCAGCTTGATTGGCGATGCAAAAGTTTGCGTGCGGTCGGCGGCGATTCGTGATGACAACGCTGAAGTCTTACAAGCCAAGGCGTTGGGGATTCCGTTGTATGAACGCGCCGAACTCTTGGGCGCGATTATGACGGCGTATGAATACTCGGTTTGCGTTGCGGGCACGCATGGCAAGACGACAACTTCGTCAATGCTGACGCATATTGCAACGACTGCCGACCGCTCGCCCACGGCGTTTATCGGCGCGCGGACGCCGACGCAGCCCAAGGGCTTTTGTTTGGGTGACTCGAATTTAATGATTACCGAGTCGTGTGAATACTACAATTCGTTTTTGCATTTTCATCCGAAAATTAGCCTAATTTTGAACATTGAGTATGACCATCAAGACTTTTTTAGCGATTTAGGTGCGGTTTTGGATGCTTTTAGGCAATTTGCGAAAAACACGCCGGAAGACGGCATTTTGCTGATTAACGGCGCGTGTCCGAATTGCCGCGAGGCATTGGACGGCATGAAGTACAAGACGTTCGGCTTGGCTGAAAGCGACAATGTGCAAGCGACAAACATTATGTGGGACAAAGGGTGCGCCAGTTTTGACGTAACTGTGGACGGGCGTTTTTACGCGCACGTTGCGTTGAGTGTGCCGGGCGATTTTAATATGCTTAATGCGCTTGGTGCGTTGGGCGTAGCGCAAATGCTGGGGATTCCGGGGCAAGAGGCGGCCGTTGCATTACAGAGCTTTCGGTCGGCGGAACGGCGCATGGAGTTGAAAGGGCGGTGCAACGATGCGTGGGTCTATGATGATTATGCGCATCATCCCACGGCGGTGGAATTAACACTCAATGCCGTGCGCGAGATGGGTTTCAATGCTGTGCGCGTGGTGTTTCAACCGCATTTGTACAGCCGCACCGCGCAAATGCTCAACGAATTTGCCGAGGCGTTAAGACTGGCCGACAGCGTGATTGTTGCCGATATTTATGCGGCGCGCGAGCCGGACGAGGGTATTGTGTCGAGCGCGAAATTGGCAGCGTTGATACCCGGCGCGCGGGCAGTGAGTGATTTTGGCGAGATTGCCGAGATTTTGCGCAAAGAGGTTCAGCCGAACGATTTGATTTTGACCATGGGTGCGGGGGATGCGTATCAAGTGGGGGAAATGTTGGTTGTTAATAACGTTTAG
- a CDS encoding bifunctional folylpolyglutamate synthase/dihydrofolate synthase, which translates to MNYQESLNYLHGVAKFGTKPGLTRIQALLNAMGNPEKGLRCIHVAGTNGKGSTCAMIDAVLRKQGYRVGLCTSPYMFDFCERIRINGEMISQDELAERMTAVKAVIEQMERDGEEPPSEFEIVVAVTLQVFSAHDVDFCVIEVGMGGRWDATNVIEPPLIAAVTAIAFDHMEYLGDTLPQIAYEKCGIFKRGSRAVAMGGQSDGVLNVILEQSLVKEIPLTFTEPESIIILEATPAQTRFTYRGKPYCLALAGEHQVKNAAVAIDCLEQLRLCGVVVDEQVIQDGLQSVEWAGRQQILSEKPLVMADVAHNPDGMYALVNSLRSMYEGREIHAVVSMRRGKQADVCVGLLAPHCKVFYATAANADRVMPAEDLAALASAHCADVKTCETVTNAVKMALKAAQDGDLVLICGSHYMMEEAYLEVQNSGFGIRG; encoded by the coding sequence GTGAACTATCAGGAGTCGTTAAATTATTTACATGGTGTTGCGAAGTTTGGCACAAAGCCTGGTTTAACACGCATTCAAGCATTGCTCAATGCGATGGGTAATCCCGAAAAAGGCTTGCGTTGTATTCATGTCGCCGGCACGAACGGCAAGGGGTCGACGTGTGCTATGATTGACGCGGTGCTGCGTAAACAGGGCTATCGTGTGGGGTTGTGTACGTCGCCGTATATGTTTGATTTTTGTGAGCGAATCCGTATTAACGGCGAGATGATTTCGCAGGACGAATTGGCAGAGCGGATGACGGCAGTCAAGGCGGTTATCGAACAAATGGAACGCGACGGGGAAGAGCCGCCGAGCGAATTTGAAATTGTTGTGGCCGTGACGTTGCAAGTGTTTTCGGCGCATGACGTTGATTTTTGCGTGATTGAGGTCGGCATGGGCGGGCGTTGGGACGCTACCAATGTGATTGAGCCGCCGTTGATTGCGGCGGTGACGGCGATTGCGTTTGACCATATGGAATACCTCGGCGACACATTACCGCAAATTGCGTACGAAAAATGTGGTATATTCAAGCGTGGCAGCCGTGCTGTGGCAATGGGCGGGCAGTCTGACGGCGTGTTGAACGTGATTTTAGAGCAATCGCTTGTCAAGGAAATTCCTTTGACATTTACCGAGCCGGAGTCTATTATTATCTTGGAAGCAACGCCGGCGCAAACGCGGTTCACATACCGCGGCAAGCCGTATTGTTTGGCGTTGGCGGGCGAACATCAAGTTAAAAATGCTGCCGTTGCAATTGACTGTTTAGAGCAACTGCGTCTTTGCGGCGTAGTGGTTGATGAGCAAGTGATTCAAGACGGTTTGCAATCGGTAGAGTGGGCGGGGCGGCAGCAGATTTTGAGCGAAAAGCCGCTGGTCATGGCGGATGTTGCGCACAATCCCGACGGTATGTATGCGTTGGTGAATTCGTTGAGATCAATGTACGAAGGGCGCGAAATTCACGCCGTTGTCAGTATGCGCCGCGGCAAGCAGGCGGATGTATGCGTTGGTTTACTTGCGCCGCATTGTAAGGTGTTTTATGCAACCGCGGCGAATGCCGACCGTGTTATGCCTGCCGAGGACTTAGCCGCGTTGGCGAGTGCGCATTGTGCTGATGTAAAAACCTGCGAGACAGTCACGAATGCGGTTAAAATGGCGTTAAAGGCGGCGCAAGATGGCGATTTAGTGTTGATTTGCGGCTCGCATTACATGATGGAAGAAGCGTATTTAGAAGTTCAGAATTCGGGATTCGGAATTCGGGGTTAA